agtaccaagtaccaaggcccaaggcccaaggcccacggcccaaggcccacggcccacggcccacggcccacggcccgcggcccacggcccacggcccgcggcccacggcccacggcccgcggcccacggcccgcgcgcgcgtgtgtgtgatgtgtccacccataccattctcacactttctcaaacaagagttacactcattccccaattaataaacaagaggaatatgaagagtttttccaatgtgggactcttgaattttcactcacccttttttcctttgtgtttcccaatgagaatttccaacaggaCCCACATACCctggttttttttattggtcTAAGGGAGCTTAAGAAAATTTCATTTTGGAGGAAGAAGAGTTTTATTTGAGGGTGAGATCAATAATAAACCAATCAAAGAATAGGGTATGTAAGAGCCCACATACCCTCGGGATATGTGTAGACTTTGcgaaatacttcctccgtcccttaatactcgcactggtttgaccggtgcggagtttaagacacttgaattgacttattaatttaatagtgttaattgatagtggggtacttttttttacggttttttcatgaaatgcccctgaggttttaaaaaacgcaccaaataccctcgcctgtttcgattcacataatatacccctatttttttccaagtttgcaccaaataccccttaactgaccttccgttagtcctccgttaagtcgtgtttataattcacagtatacccctttttataaacttaatgcataatatacacctattttaaaattaagttgCACTAGATACCCAAATTGCAGGAATTTGAATTTAACGGCTAGTTTTTAAACCTAGGAAGCAAAATATAGCCGTTATGTTCTTGCTGCATATAAATGCTACTAGTGTTCACCTCACTTGCATACTTTCCCCTCTCCAAATTAGCCATGAGCTCTCATTCAAAAATCGAATCTTCTTCCATCCCAAATTTAGCATACATTAGAGTTCCTAATAAAAATTGCTATTGCGGGAGAAGATTTGCAATTAGGAGCTCGGAAACGGAAAAAAATCCGCAAAAGctttactacaagtgtgatccttgtgaTAATTTCAAATGGTGCAAAGGTTTTCTTGAGCACACAAGTGATGAAGTTCAGAGCAAGGGAAACAGAGATGATGAAaacaggggaatgcaagaaCAAAGCTGGGGAATGCAAGAACAGAGCAGGGGAATGCATGAAGAGTTGAAGCTATTGAAGAAGAAGATCAAACAACAGAAACAGCAAATCAATTTTGCAATAAAAATTGGTGTATTAATGTTTGCATTTCTGATTTGGATAGCAATGAAGTAAAGTTGTAACAAATTTCATGAAATAAAGAGACTTTGTTCCATAAATACTTGTTCAAGCAAATAAGCTTTACATAAACTGAACTTTAAGTGGACAAACACCACTGAACTGCACAAAAAGAGGTGTTCTAAGCATTTCACTGTTTCCAAAAAATGATCTCTGCACAACTGTTTCCAAAAACTGATTCTAACTAAACTGATTCTGACTAAACTGATTTGACTAAGTTAGTTTAGCTTTGTGCACTACAATTCACAAAATATAGCCAACTGAGGTGACTATGCAGCTGCCTTTGACCTCTTCCTTGTGTTTGGTCCCCCATTTGATGTACTTGCTCCTGCTGCACCACTCTTTGAAGTACTTGGTCCAGTGGCACTTGTTCCTCCACTCTTGCATGTTCTTGAGTTGTGACCAAACTCTCTACACTTTCCACATTTCACATTTGTGTTCCTCTTCCCTTTCTTTGGTTCATTTGcccctctctttctcttcttagcaGGTCTGCCAGATGGTCTTTTGATGGTTGGAGGCTGAATGGAAGGAAGGCCAAAGTCAGGCCACTGAGATGGATCTGCCATAGGATGAATATGTTCTGCATAGGTTAGCTTGTATGCAGCAGCCTTGAACCATGGGGATATGAAATCATGGGGGTTCATCCTTTGGTCATATATGACCCTCGGTGCATGCTTGCAGGGGATTCCACAGATCTGCCACTTCTCACAGGCACAACTTCTTGTTGCAAGCCTAATTGGGAAGTTGACATGTCCATCCCTAACCTCAAATTCACCCCCTCCACATGCTGTGGCATAACATAACCTGGACTCAGCTGTCCTCTCCTCTAACTCTTTCAATGCATATGCAGTGAGCTGACCTTCCTCCATGTCAACTGCCTTGTCAAATCTAGCCCCCACCCTCTGCATACACCAACTTCTGATTGCTGTACACCAGACATTAACCAACAAACAACAAGTTCaggggtatattatgcatgaatatgattaaacaacaaacaacaagttcaggggtaatattatgcatgaatatgaTTAGAAGAGTTATACCTTCCAATAATGAGAAGACAGGCATGTCTCTGAAGGGCTTTGTGCATGCATTGAATGACTCCACAAAGTTTGTtgtgttgtgatcacaacaaaCAGTAGAGTCAAACTTATGCCTAGACCACTGCTCAATGCAGCTGTTCAAGTATGCAGTGGCATTTGCATTGTACTCACTGATCTTTTCCATGGCCTTACCAAACACATACTCATTGTATGCATTAGCAACTATCCAAAATAGCTTGTGGAATGCAGATCCACTGAAGCCATTGTTCTTACAATTCATGTATAGGTGTTGGCAGCAAACTCTCCTAGTTGCTCTAGGAAAAGTTTCTCTAACTGCCAACTCAACACCCTACACATCAGCAAACAACAAAAACAGGTTCATTAATATAGAAACATAAACATAAGAAAAAGTAAAGATCAGAAAAGAGTAAATATCAGATCAGTACACATACCTTCATCCTATCACTAATGAAGGTCCAATCATCTCTGTTGCAACCCTCCTGCTCAAACATTTGCCTCAAACATCTCATGAAGTAGGTCCAACTGTCACAACTCTCAGTGTCTACTATCCCATAGGCAAGAACAAAAATTTCATTATTCCCATCTATGCCAACTGCTGTCAGTAGAATGCCCTTGTAGAAACCACTTAAATGAGCCCCATCTATTCCAATTATGGGCCTACAACCCCTTAGAAACCCCCTGACTTGTGCAGCAAATGAGAAGAAGCAAGCTCTGAATTTTGGGTTCACATCCCCACTACTGGCCCCCCATGTTATAAGTGCATGACTCCCTGGGTTTGTTTGCTTAATCATCTCAGCATATCTAGGCAACAGCTCATATGCTTCAGCCCAACCACCATGCAGCTTTCCCTTTGCCATACTCCTGACCTTGTACAATAGCCTCTTTTTCACCCTCAACTGAAACTTCTCCTGTGCATACCTCCTCAATGTCTCCACTGGAATCTCTGGATTTGCCTCTATTTCCCCCAACATATGCTTACACAACCACTCAGAGGTCACTACTGGATTCTCCTCAAGCCTCCCACAAGTTCTGTGGGACCCACTGATCACCTTAATGGCCCAGCTAACATTGTCAAACAACCTACTGGCATGTATCCTCCAGTCACATGACTCCACTGCACACACTGCTGTGTACCTCCTATTATCAGCCCTCTCAACACTAAGCCCAAACCCCTCCTGTATGCAGTAACTTCTCAACACTTCAAGAAATGTGGCCTTATCATGAAAGATCAACCAGGGTTCTAACTTAATGGACCCATATGGTTGATCAGTCCATATTTTGCCATTTTTATAGGCCTTATCCATCTTTGAGGAACCATTTAGACAATCCTCAAACCCCAAATCAGGAATATCATCAGGAATCacctcatcatcaacatcagaATCAATCCAATCATTCAGAACATCCTCTTGTTCAGAATCTGATTCCTCATAATCAGAATCCTCACTCTCCTCTTCTGAACATATCTCACCAACATCAGCAAAAACCCCTGGTGTCTTAGACCTTCCTGTACCCTTTCTCCCTTTTCCCTTTCCCTTGGAAACCCAAGTTCCAGCCTTCTTAGCAGTGACTTTGTTAACCCTAAACCCCTCAGGTCTAGCTCTGCCCCCCTTCTTTTTCACTGGCTGAGCTTGATCAGGTGGTGCTTGATTGTTAGGCTCATCAGTTTGGTTGTTCTGTGGTGGAGTGGGattttgtggtggtggtggaggggtgTGATGTTGTGGTGGAGAGGTGGGATGTTCTGGTGgtggtgtgtgttgttgttgttgtggtggaGAGGTGGGATGTTCTGGTGgtggtgtgtgttgttgttgttttggttGGGTGGGTTCTTTCTGTGGTGGGggtggtgggggtggtggtgtAGGTTGTTTGGTGGGTTGTTTAGGTGGGGTGGGTTGTTTCTGTGGGGTGGGTTGTTTAGCTGATGCCCTCCTTTTGGGGGTTAGTTTCTTAGAAGCAGGCTTATCCTTGCCTTTTGACTTAGAAGCAACATGATTTGTGTGTTTGGGTGGGGTGGGTTGTTTCTTTGGGGATTCTTGTGTTTGTTTTGGTTGAGAGCAACCTGGAAACACCTCATCAGCATCATCTTTGCTAATGACTCTCACATACTCAACCTTCATGTCCTCACAATCAACAACAGGGACCTCCATAGCCACAGTGTACTCCATCTGTTCCCGTATTTCCCTCAAAATGTCCTCCCTTTCCTGTTGTTTCCTCATTGcctcttcctcctctctttGAGCCCTCAACAGTTCCTCTTGTCTCTCCTTAAGTTGTCTCTCTTTTTCCTTTCTATGATTCTCAATTGTTGCAACAGCATTCCTAAACACCAATCCTGGTTTATCTGTTCCCTCAACCCAAATTTCAGCAGTGTCTTTACCCCAATTCCATCCCCACAGAAGCCTTAAAGTCTTATCATCATTCAATTCAACCTTACCACAAGGACCCTCAACATACAAGCTAAAGGTACTAGGCAAAAAAACATCTTGCTTAACTGATTCCTCAAAGATATCAAGAAACAACTTCAACAAACGATATTTTTCCATGTCTCCCACTCTAATATCAAAACTATGTGACCCATAACGTAGTAACAACCAAATAGCACTCATCCTAAAGggaaaaaataatgaaactaaCATCAATTTTCATTCCAACAACCACAATTGACCAATAACCAACAAGAAAGTTGcgcaattttaaaaaaaaaactgacaatttcacaaaccctaaccctaatcgatttcgtgaaaaaaaaacaagtttacCAGCAAAATTAAACAGAGGAGAAGAGATTATTACCTGGAAGTAGACTAACCAACTTTAAATTCCCGTTTCCTCTTCAACACTAACTCAACTGGAAATCGCCTCAAGTTTCTCCCTTTTTTGTCGCGATTGAAGCAAAATCACAACCCACGAACTCGCCTTTAAGGTGCGCagcaaaattcacaaaaatattGAAGATCTACCCAGAATTTATAGGGTTTGAGTAGGATTAGAGCTTgaagaagaacaggggagaggagagagaaagagaaaaatgtgaacggttttttttttttttttggtctttcTGTGAAAGTGAAGGAAGTCAATGgcgctaaaccaaaattaagggCAAATAAGTAAAACAccactaacggcagactaacggcgTTAGCTAACAGGGGCATGTCATGAACAGTAcggataaataggggtatattatgtgaatcgaaacaggcgagggtatttggtgcgttttttaaaacctcaggggcatttcatgaaaaaaccgttttttttaatatagttagtgggaaatgtgtaaggggtggggagtggtgactGGTGAgtggggggtgtgaatttttaaatgatttttttgtagggagtagggtgtaggtgggttagtaggtaagtgtgagaagtaatataatattggtaaaaatttccatttatagaagcggtgcaagtattaagggacgatgcgaaaaggaaagcggtgctagtattaagggacggaggtagGATATAGGAACCTCTACGTCCACGTACCTCCTACAGTGTAACAGAGTTGGAAGTGATTTTAATGCCATTTTTAATGGTGCAACTGAACATTCTTTGGAGATGAATAGCTCTATTGTTTCGAACAACCCTTCTTTCCTACCCGCATTCaccttttttttaatgttatCATCCGGTTTGCCTTTAGGGCTAATTCAGATTCGGAGCGAATTCGGTGGATAAGTTCCAGCCCCCTCCCAATTATTATTGTAGGATATCGAACACGCGGTACTCGTATTCACCTTTTTATGCCTATGCCTCGTAGATGGATCAAGAAAAGAAATAATCCTCCCCTTTAGTCGTGGTTATCGGGCACGTTTGGTTAGGGTCGGTGCAGGTCATTAAAAGATCACTTATAAGAGGGTCAGAGCGGCTGAGTTAATGTGGGTTAAGGGTCAACAACGAGTCGATAACGAGTGGGTCAATAAAATAGAGAGAAAAAGGGATAGAAAAAGGAGCCAATAGAGTCCATGTTAATATTAATCTATTCATATGTTTAATTTTACGTTATCTACTTTCTTTTACTAAATTATTGGGTTAAATTCCAGAACTTGTATCACCCTCTCTAATAAATACCTTGTCAACTAATAACCATGTTCAAGTATATTTATATTGACAATAACCTTTTACCCAATGAGTTACCTTGTCGAATAACGTACCGATCGGATTGGATATCTCCCATGCAGTCGTGGTTATCGGGCACGTCTGGTTAGGGTCGATGCATGTCATTAGAAGATCGTTTTTAAAAGGATAAAAGCAAGTCGGGTTAATGTTAGTCAAGGGTCAATAACAAGTTGATAACGGCAGGTCAATAAACTAGCATGAAAAAAGGACGGAAGAAGGAGCCAATAGACAATTAATCCATGTTAATATTCATATTTTCatattttcatattttcttttataaCTTTTCAGCTAATATTCAGAACTTGTATCCACCTTGTCCATTAATAACCATGTTCAATAAAATACCTTCTACCCAACTAACTACCCTGTCGAAGAACTAGGTGTACTCTCATCGAGTTAATCCGACTCGGTGATCGACCGGTCGAAGGATTTAATTGGATTGGAAAAATCTATCCAATCTGTCTTTGACATTAGGATGTAAAGAGCCACATCTTGGGCCGATAACTCAACCAAACCCAAGACATTGGACCATGACAAAGAGAAAATGGTCTAATAATGTAAATTTGACCATACCAAATAAGATACGGGACTTGTTtatctattactccctccatttcggAATATTCGCAACGTTTTGACTGAACACGCTTggtaatgcacaactttgacaaccaatatctttaactacatattattaaaacttataaaatgataatattttaaaaatatatattaagatgaagccaatactatcatttgttttcatatacttgaaataaaatagggttaaAGTGagttatgtgaatagtgcaaaaagtcaaaacgtttCGAGtattcgggacggagggagtacattatactaaaatagacacaaggaatgacacatgtcatcttcAGATTCAAAAATTTTCCTCCAATGTTTTTCCCGAAAATATATCTACTTATATGTGGAAAAGTTATTTGCTTAAagatttaaaaaataatatatgtcAAGGACCTCCGTAATATTTTtctaaaaataatttttggtaatattttagtcaaatcattATATTAATAAGGcaaaatatatttactcaatattttggtcaaatcatcCTATTAGTATATCGAATATTTTGGACAATTAAcaagcatataaaatatgtaatatatAATAGGATGTAAATTGCATACTCTAATATTTCAGCCAAATATACTATAAAAAATAagtcaaataattttagaatatccgtgcatgcacgggacctaatctagtctATTACATTATATTAAAACAGACACCAAAAATGATacatgtcacttcctggtgaaaTATTTTCCCATCAAAAGCCAATTTCTTAAAGAAATCtcatttattttctctccttttgtataaacTCTTTATGTATGGGAAAAAATATAGTATTATATAtagtgtgtgtgtgcgcgcgcgcgtgtgtgtatATAATATGTCAGTGTTAGAAGATTATGTAACATTAATAATAGAAAACATATTTATTCAAAATAGGTATATTAAGCCtatcaaatattttggtcaaatatcatattaaaaatataaaatatataatacgtagtaggatagtttcaaaataaaaaaatacataGTAGGAAGAAAATTGCATATTAGGTTATTAAATGAATATATGCATGATTTATTAACTATGCGTTAACTTTAAGGGATAACTATTTCtgataaatattttataaaaaagatggtTGCGTAATAATTTTTGAATATTCGTGCATGCACGGTACCTAATCTAGTTACATACTAGAACAGATcatgaatgacacgtgtcacttcctggtAAAAAAAATTGCCAAAACTTTTTCTTTAATTCATTTATTTGTTTCAATGACATTTTATGGAAAAGATTCAATATATTTgactaaaaatttattaatctttTGAAAATATGTCAAAATCTTTTGTACTTCATACTACTTTATTTTCGAATAATTCTTTGTTACTCACACTATAAAAAACAATCTCATTAATGACAGGTTATTTATGACGGACACAAATCCATCTTTTATGTGAAAAAATCTACGATAGGATATTCAGACCCGTCCtaaattaaccaaaaaaaataaaaattttaaataaccGACATGATATTTGCGACGAGGTACTCAATTATGACGGTCTTCTTTCACGACACGCTTGCTACGAATATTCTCGTTGTAATTGTACTTTTACGACGAGAAAGCCTTCGATAATATTactttttcttgtagtgagatcaaatattttattaaaaaaaaatagacaaAGTATAATTTATAATATTCGTACGTgtacgggacctaatctagtgtAAGACACAACATTGCTTCCTTAGAATTTTGTAATGTTGCAAGGCATAACTAATGCTATGCTTTTTCTTTCTCTCAATTAAAGATGGTTTTAATAGACGTCCGCATTAGCTAAAAATTCCCGcgtatttttgttaaaaatatgATATTGCCCTTTACAAGAAAATCAAACCCTAGCTCCCCCTTCGCCCATCCCCTTCCTAGACCTGCCATTTTTGCCGACCACCACCCACCGAAGATGCACCCGACCACCAGCCAAACCTAGTTTTGCGCTTCTCTGTTGTACACCCACCAGCCTAACCCACGATTTTCTCCATTAGAGGCTCTGCGTCGACCACCCCGGCTAAGGCGTTGTAGCGCGCCCGACCTTGCAGCGCCGTCTTTCATCGCAAAAGAAGGAGGATCAGGTTCGTAAACCTAGGAGGAACAGAACGTGGACGTCTTCGGCCTTGCAGTGCGCTGGTGGCTATTCAGATTTGAAGCAGAGGAGAAGAACAGTACCGCTGCCCAAAAGAAGCAGAGCACCGGACCTAGCAGGCGATTCCGAGCAGATGCTGCCCAAAATAGAGAGGAACGCGAGCCGGCGGTGCTGGTTTGGTATgttcagtttttttttaaaatgagtACATTTCCTCCCACATATAGCGGCCATGACCATGGTCCAGCCGCCCACAAATGGAGGTTGCGACCATGGCTCAGCCGCAGATCTTGCACGGCTGAGCCATGGTCGCCGCCGCCATTTGTGGGTTGCTGGACTATGGTCATGGCCGCTAATTGTGGGCGGCTGAAAAGTCATGGCCGCTAATTGTGGGCAGCATCTtacatttaaaaaataaattgatttattaaaaaccgccctaattttaaaaaaaatgtttaacattttcataattaagtttATAATTTGTAATATATTAAAATTTTGTGAATTTTTAAGATTTcaatttatttatgaaaattagTTTTTCTGATTTGTgttgttatatttttttattttctattttaattacataCCAAAGTAttacaataataaataaaaattcttTGTTTCAAATTTTGAAAAGTTGTCATTTAGCCtaaattaaaagaaatattttttatttttaaaatgtcaattattatttcaatttttttttattgttattgttattgttattatcattattattattgttattattattattattattatgattattattattattattattattattattattattattattattattattattattattattattattatcgaatgctaacaaagtcaaataagtattattattattatcaaatgccaattagtattattattattattgttattattattattattattattattattattattattattattattatcaaatgctaacaaagtcaaataatttacaattattatcaaatgctaacaaagtcaaataatttacaaataattagtgggaagccgagatacaatctgggcccccactcctctagctatagcaaagcctatcctggtgaaaatatgagcagcatCACGAGCCTCAATGTCCTGAgtcctagaaaacttctgaatccgcttcagcaacgctacaacatccttatccagctcccccaaagaagagaaagagaacggaagaaagccataaccaatggccctgc
This sequence is a window from Spinacia oleracea cultivar Varoflay chromosome 1, BTI_SOV_V1, whole genome shotgun sequence. Protein-coding genes within it:
- the LOC130465794 gene encoding uncharacterized protein — encoded protein: MNCKNNGFSGSAFHKLFWIVANAYNEYVFGKAMEKISEYNANATAYLNSCIEQWSRHKFDSTVCCDHNTTNFVESFNACTKPFRDMPVFSLLEAIRSWCMQRVGARFDKAVDMEEGQLTAYALKELEERTAESRLCYATACGGGEFEVRDGHVNFPIRLATRSCACEKWQICGIPCKHAPRVIYDQRMNPHDFISPWFKAAAYKLTYAEHIHPMADPSQWPDFGLPSIQPPTIKRPSGRPAKKRKRGANEPKKGKRNTNVKCGKCREFGHNSRTCKSGGTSATGPSTSKSGAAGASTSNGGPNTRKRSKAAA